In Vitis riparia cultivar Riparia Gloire de Montpellier isolate 1030 unplaced genomic scaffold, EGFV_Vit.rip_1.0 scaffold470_pilon_pilon, whole genome shotgun sequence, the following proteins share a genomic window:
- the LOC117909924 gene encoding DNA-(apurinic or apyrimidinic site) lyase, with translation MKRYFQPIGKDGSSKKPSLSKEDGDENTDQVSEEEKKKEPLKFLTWNANSFLIRVKNNWPEFTKFVSDLDPDVIAVQEVRMPAAGSKGAPKNHGELKDDTSSSREEKKILMRALSTPPFGNYRVWWSLADSKYAGTALFVKKCFQPKKVSFSLDQKASKHEPEGRVILAEFESFRLLNTYVPNNGWKDEETSFQRRRKWDKRMLEFVVQSSDKPLIWCGDLNVSHEEIDVSHPEFFSAAKHNGYVPPNKEDCGQPGFTLAERRRFGGILKEGKLVDAYRLLHKEKDMEGGFSWSGNPIGKYRGKRMRIDYFIVPEALKDRIVACEIHGQGIELEGFYGSDHCPVSLELSETSSSSNQS, from the exons ATGAAGCGATACTTCCAACCAATTGGGAAGGATGGCTCCTCCAAGAAACCCTCTCTCTCAAAAGAAGACGGCGATGAGAACACAGACCAGGTTTcagaggaggagaagaagaaggagcCATTAAAGTTCTTGACATGGAATGCCAACAGTTTTCTTATTCGAGTCAAGAACAACTGGCCCGAATTCACCAAGTTTGTTTCTGATCTTGATCCTGATGTCATTGCTGTACAG GAAGTAAGGATGCCAGCAGCTGGCTCCAAGGGTGCTCCTAAAAACCATGGAGAGTTAAAAGATGATACAAGCTCATCACGTGAGGAAAAGAAG ATATTAATGCGTGCCCTTTCCACTCCTCCATTTGGAAATTATCGTGTTTGGTGGTCTCTTGCAGATTCCAAATATGCAGGGACCGCATTGTTTGTTAAGAAGTGTTTTCAACCAAAAAAGGTCTCTTTCTCTCTTGATCAAAAAG CTTCAAAGCATGAGCCTGAAGGTCGGGTTATTTTGGCTGAATTCGAGTCTTTCCGCCTATTGAATACATATGTGCCAAATAACGGTTGGAAAGATGAGGAAACATCATTTCAGAGGAGAAGAAAATGGGATAAGAGgatgcttgaatttgttgtgcaATCTTCTGATAAGCCTCTTATTTGGTGTGGCGATCTGAATGTTAG TCACGAAGAGATTGATGTGAGCCATCCAGAATTCTTCAGTGCAGCAAAGCACAATGGATATGTTCCTCCAAATAAAGAG GATTGTGGGCAGCCTGGATTTACCTTGGCTGAGAGGAGGCGTTTTGGTGGCATATTGAAAGA GGGGAAGCTAGTAGATGCATACAGACTCCTACACAAGGAAAAAGACATGGAAGGTGGCTTCTCATGGTCTGGAAACCCTATTGGAAA GTATAGAGGGAAGAGGATGAGAATAGACTATTTCATAGTTCCAGAGGCACTCAAAGATAGGATTGTTGCATGTGAGATCCATGGACAGGGGATTGAATTAGAAG GTTTCTACGGAAGTGACCATTGCCCGGTTTCCCTGGAGCTTTCCGAGACAAGCTCCAGTTCCAACCAAAGCTAA